Below is a genomic region from Salmo salar chromosome ssa11, Ssal_v3.1, whole genome shotgun sequence.
AATGATCATGTATTTTAAAGAGTATTTTAAAATTACTGTTGCAAAGAATAGAGATCACCTATACTCCTTTAGAATGGAAACGTGACAATATTAACGCAATATGATATTACTCTGTACTAAGGAATGCAACTGCACACATGCACAGAAAATGTTTTTATGAAAATATATGTATAAATATATGAGAAAATATATTGAATTAGAATGCTATGCACCCTTATAGAGTTGTGATGGATGTTCTTTAAGCATATTAACTATAGTATAGGCAAACGGCCACATCGTGGGGAATGTGGAGGCTTGGTAGGTATTTCAAattgttttcttttcttttttattgtCACGGAGAGAGGAAAAACAAACGTGAATATGTATTCAAGCCTTTGTTTCAATCAGATTCATTCTGACATGAAGATATGTATAGATCATCTACTCTGTACACCAGCTCCAACCATTTACAGAAATGAATAAAGAAAGATGTGAACATACCTGATGTGTTCTCTTACACATTTTGATGTGTTTGAGAATCAAATGTAAATTGATGTACGTTTGTAAATGTAAATTGTAAATCTAGATGTATGTGTATAAAGGTAAGTACATTGGTGCAAACCAGTTATCGGGCAGAGTGGTTCTTAACCTTTGTTTCAAAGATTTAGGCCTACATATTAAGGCTATCGATGTACTCCCACAGGAATATTTAAAACCTCATATTTTTTTAACAATCATAATTCTATCATTCAGTTTACTTAAAGTTATTTAGgctaaaactacaactccctgtaGACTCTCCCTTATTTGGTTTATGCAGGATTGACGTCCAGTTTTTTTCTGCCAATCAAAACTGGTGGTACTTTCAACTTTGTTTTGAGGAGCACTTACGCTAAATTATTTTGTAGTAGTATTGGAGGCACGTGGAGGGCAAGGTGATCCGAAAAGATGGAATGAGGAGAAAAACAGTGACCTTTAGATGTGAAATTTGCGCGCTGTCTATCATCTGCTATACGTTTGGTCTTGTTCGAAGGGCATGGTTTACAGCTGTTTGGTAGTTTGTATTCGTAGTTTAAAGGATGTCTTCAGGGGTACTGGGAGTCAAACGACTAGTCAGGCTATCCCGACCACCCGCCCTGTCATCAACGATGTGGCCCTCATGCCTCAAGATTATTCTACAACACCAGCAGGGACACTTTAGTATGACCCCTGGAGGTATGTGAAACTCAATCATAATAATAGCCTTATAGTAAATACCATAATATTATTTTAATAATCGTCATCGTCGTAACAAGGTAGTGAATGGCGGGACAGGGAAGTGAACCCTGGTCAAAGGCGTGAAAGACAAATATCATATGCATCGCGTCAATAGGGTTTACTCACTTGTTGGGAAATGTTTTTATTCCCAacgtaatttaattgaaatgaagtggaaacaacgttgattcaaccagtgtggcTCATATAATGGGAAGGGATGTCCCATGCTTCGACTACTCAGCGGTCTAATGGTCACACGGCcgccatcccacttctgacaccagtgtAGCGATCCCGGGTTGCTGTCGTGAAAGGCAAACACCCTACACATCATGCCAATAATTAACTCACTTGTTGGAAATTGTAACATAGCTCATATAGGGATGATcgctacaataataataataggccaaatttaacatgtttattctttatcattattattattcatatctGGTGCTCATTTGCTTTCATCTACCCTGTTTGTGATCTCTCTTATTCCACCAGCAGACAAGAGTGCAGGCAAAGGtccggtgtgtgagtgtgtgcgcgtgcacgCACGTGTTATATATTAGTCTATCATTTTTATGACTGTTTTCTATTTTACTGCACTGTTTTCATCTTGTTTTTGCAGGGAAGGATGCTCAATTTGAAATGGACATTTAGCCATTTGATGGGTCTGCTGGAGTATTGCAGCCTTGAGGACAACAAGGAACTTGTGTTTTAACTGTGTGTTTAAGCTGTCTCCTTTGTTTGATGAACACAGCATTATAAAATGGATGAAGAGACTGCCTCCTAGTGCTGCATTATTTATCTGCAGTCATAAGAATCGCACAGGAAAAGAAAACACGAACATGCAATATTTCCTCACTCCTTCGTCCATTGAGTTGATGTTATTTACTCATTGTCCTGTCTGAAGGATGAAGCCTTTGAATTATGTTTTAGTGTTCTCCAATAGAATTTTGTAAACCCCAATGGCATTCTCATAATTTGTTGCGGTTAAGTATTGGTGTAGGCAAGGGGTGGTCAACTTTGATGGGGGAGGGGGCTACAAAAATCGGGACTCATCACGCAGTGGCTCATGGGtctgcatacccacatccatacccacacattcAGTTAGAGCCGGCCCAAGCAGAATTTGTTGTCTCCCTTCCAacctccccccaaaaatgttttgggtttgtttcagttttaaagcaagttggctgcaattctatacattttgccatagggtagagagaaaaatttgcagttttacagctaatttcctgcaattctacacattttgccatagggtggcgACAAACTTctacagtttttaatatgatatctgatgatcaatgggggccccctggtcggtaatttgaccatgagtactacaagtttagatagtttttgaccttgtgtattctaccattctaactctcaacagtaagttgagaatcTAACTTAGTTCCTAAAAATGTATTCGTAGACCTACAAAagggccagttgcccatccctggtgtaGGCTAATGTGTTGATTGAAAAACTAGGGCTACATTCTGCTTCATATTTTTCCAGAGGAACTGAAGCTGAATAATAAAATATCTTTGTCATCCATTTTTATTTCATCCTTGTGTGTTTTCTCTACTATTAAGTGTTGAGAGAATATACCAGAGAAGCAGACTGCAATTAATTGAGGATTTATTAAACAAAAGGTTCAAGTGACAttttaaacataaaaaaatacatttctcatatgaaatatttacattttaaaataatacTGTATCAACACTGGGTCATACAGAGGAATTAAAGCACTTTAGGGGTCTACATTGTTCTTGTATCGGCTTTTGCCTTAATCATTAGTCCTTATACATTATACATGTATACGGGTATTATAAGTGATTCACTTGATCCTTTTTTGATGATTCTCTTGATCTTTTCAGTGCTTGTGTTCAGTCTGCTTCAGTGTCCAGTATATCCATAGTGTAGCATGGCTGAAAGCAGCAGCTGCCCTTGTAGAAAAGCCTTGAGCTTTGAGACTACACTCACAGAGTAAGCCCACACCTTTGCACCTCAACTTTCTTCCTGAGGCCTGCACATTGAGAGCAGGAGTTGGGACAGAGTGGTGTTTACCTGGGATGGAAAGTGCCTATGGGGTGTCCATGTTGGCACACAGGCTGCTCAGTGGCAACCACACTCCTCCACCACCATGCCCTCAAAGTGCCGCGTCTCCACCTCGCTGTTCTCGTAGTACAGCATGGACAGAGGGGCCAGGCGGGTGGGCACACAGAACGGGCATGGGACCCTGTCTGGGTGGTGAAGTTTCAGCAGActctggagagagaagagagagatgttaatgcaagtgaaATCATAAACTAAGGGGAAAAGGCAATATTGTAATATGAAACAAATCAAAGGCTCTATTTCAAGCATTATTTTCAGCAGTGATCATGTAATGTTGGCAGTTTTACCTGCATGTAAGCATGGTTGGTGGGGGTGAAGGTCTCGTCTACTGGGGTAGGACAGCTGCCCTCACAGCGGTAGGCATTGTAGCGCTTGGGGTAAACAATCCACTCGTTCCAGCCAATCTGGTCAAAGTCCACCCACATGTCCACCTTCCTGCACAACGGATCCTTCCTCTCCTCCGTGGGGGCCAAACCAGGGGCCACCCCAGCCACTCCTGCTCTCTGGTGGTGCCCATGCCTTTTCCTGCGACTGGTTCCTTTTCCGCCCTCTACCTCTACGCTGACAGCAGGGTCGGCCCCAGCTCGCTCCCAGTCCAGAGTGACGTACTTGGAGTGCTCAGCGGTGTGGATGAGGGTGGGAGCCCGCTTCTCTGCCTGGTGCTTGGAGAAGACGACCACCATGACCCGGTCGGCTGTGGGGTGCAGGACCCTCTCctggccctcctcctcctctctctccactggccTGCTCACTTCCTGGCCAGGTGCGGAGCCTCTCTGGTGCAGCCAGTAGTAGTGGAGCAGGGCGGTGACGTTGAACACCCTCCAGTTGGATGTGGAGGTCAGAGAGCTTGGCTCTGCCTTCAGGTGGCCCAGGAAGAGGCTCTCCTTTGGGCATGGCGGGCTGGAGTAGGAGCATCTCTGGGAGTGGTACATGTCCACAGTGACACGCTCAGAGGCAGAGAATGCAGGCAGGCGGATCCGCAGCTCGGAGCGCTGGACCTTGTCACTTGCAGAGATGGAGGACATGTCAAAGGTGACAGACCACCTCCCACCGATCTGGTGACAACCTGGAGAGATAACATAGAAAATCAGTTAGCAATGCATGATGCAGAGGGCAGACTAGGATTATGAAAGTGTGCAATCATCTCTCTTTCACCTCTGTGACTATCAGACAATGTCCCATTCATTACAATCACAGATAGTGTCACATGCCTTTTATTGTTGCCCACAGCGAGCAAGTAAAATGCGTGCCACAAGACAGCTTTCACACGTCCTCTTTTGACATGCGATGAGCAGTTGATCAAGTAGAATGTTGTTACTGTCTCACTGTGTATTGCTCCGCGCCTGACACTGTTATAACAGACAGCCTGGGGCTAGTATACACACTTTTAAATAATACCCG
It encodes:
- the ndr1 gene encoding nodal homolog 2-A, which gives rise to MEGLTLAFFLALLVDSICVVGAENFPGNREAFFHGIRKFPPPSGGHRHPVRHSNRFPLYMMQLYRTLLEGDTARTPTVSAARTNNDDNPRLHDSDYVLSLVAKSCHQIGGRWSVTFDMSSISASDKVQRSELRIRLPAFSASERVTVDMYHSQRCSYSSPPCPKESLFLGHLKAEPSSLTSTSNWRVFNVTALLHYYWLHQRGSAPGQEVSRPVEREEEEGQERVLHPTADRVMVVVFSKHQAEKRAPTLIHTAEHSKYVTLDWERAGADPAVSVEVEGGKGTSRRKRHGHHQRAGVAGVAPGLAPTEERKDPLCRKVDMWVDFDQIGWNEWIVYPKRYNAYRCEGSCPTPVDETFTPTNHAYMQSLLKLHHPDRVPCPFCVPTRLAPLSMLYYENSEVETRHFEGMVVEECGCH